The Sulfurovum riftiae genome has a window encoding:
- a CDS encoding RDD family protein produces the protein GFAEHKALGWLYILVPLVIIQTLFMFRTGQTPGYRAYDITLIDEHTGEKPSLFIILFRNAAAILSLFTIFGWLMMFFRKDGKTLHDLLSNTAVIHKPAKK, from the coding sequence GGGTTTGCAGAACACAAGGCCCTCGGATGGCTCTACATCCTTGTTCCTCTGGTCATCATACAGACCCTTTTCATGTTCAGAACAGGGCAGACACCCGGCTACCGTGCCTATGACATCACACTCATCGATGAGCATACAGGGGAGAAACCCTCTCTCTTCATCATTCTCTTTAGAAATGCAGCCGCGATCCTCTCACTCTTTACCATTTTCGGCTGGCTCATGATGTTCTTCAGAAAGGACGGCAAGACCCTGCATGACCTCTTGAGCAATACAGCCGTCATTCACAAACCCGCCAAAAAATGA